GTATCACGATGGCAACTGCGATCGCATCGATACTAACCGATACAAAGGTAAGACACGACATAGCAATGACTGGTGAGATTACGCTAACTGGCAGAGTGTTGCCGATCGGTGGTCTAAAAGAGAAGCTTATCGCCGCTCACAAAGCTGGCATCAAAACAGCGCTCATACCTCGCAAAAACTATGACCGCGACCTTGTAGATATCCCAGCTGAAGTAAAGGGCGATATGAAGATCATTGCCGTAGATACGATAGAGGATGTCTTAAAAAACGCTCTTGTAACTAAAAAATAATCCAAATCCTAGCCCCATTTGGCCTCACTTGGAGCTAGGAAATTTTAATAAGTATGCTACGAAGTAAAAATTTAGGCTAGCTTGTTTACTCTTGAATAAAAAATAAATTTTAAAACTTTATTTATTCGCTTTGGCGGACTACTAAAATTTATAAGATATTTTTATAAAATCTAGGTCTTACAAAGCTCGCTGCTAAATTTAGAGCCGCGATGTGCTCTTAAAATTTGCTGTAAAATTTTTAGCTATTTATGCTTTGCTTCATGCTCTAAAAGCCAGATTTTAGTTGGCAAGCCATCTCCGCCAGAGTAGCCACCAAGACCGCTACTAGCTAGCACTCTGTGGCAAGGAACGATGATAGGCACTGGATTTTTAGCATTGGCTGATCCAGCTGCTCGGTAGGCATTTTTGTGGCCTACGGCAAGTGCAAGAGCTGCGTATGTAGTCGTTTCTCCGTATGGTACTTTTTGTAAGGCCTCGTAAATTTTTGCTCTAAAATTAGTTGTTTTTATATCAAGTCTAACGCTAAATTTTTTAAGCCTACCTTCAAAATATACTTTTAACTCATCAAGACAAAGCTTTAAATTTTCATCTTTTACTGCAATTTTTTCAAATTTATCTACAAAATTTATCTCACAAATTCCATTTTCGCTAGCGATGATCTCCAAAATTCCGATAGGCGATTTTAGGTAAGCTTTTGACACATTTGCTCCTTGAAATTTGAAATTTTGGGCAAATTTTACTTTAGTTTGTTTTGCTTTTTGATAAAATGCAAGCAAAACTAGCAATTTTTAGACTAAAAATAACGAGCAAAAAACCACAAAGGAATTTTATGAGCTTTTTTACCGACTACGAAAAACACTTGAGCGAGCGAGAAAAAGAGGGCGTGCCACCGCTTGCATTAAATGTCAAGCAAACAAATGAAGTTTGCGAGCTAATAAAGCTTGCCAGCAATTCTAGTGGTAACAAAAATACGCAAAGCGAGCTAAAATTTATTATAAGTTTGCTTGAAACTCGTATCAATCCCGGCGTTGATGACGCAGCGAAGATAAAGGCAAACTTTCTTGGCGAAGTGATAGATGGGCTTGCTGTTGGCGGTCTTGACGCTATGCGTGCTATTAAAATTTTAGGCAAGATGCTTGGCGGATACAATGTAGAAATTTTGGTGCGAGCTCTAAAAAATAGCGATGAAAATATCGCGCGTGCTGCAGCAAATGAGCTAAAAAATATCATCCTGGTGCATGAATATTTTGACGAGATAGTGAAGCTAAGCAGCAACAATAAATTTGCAAAAGAGGTGCTTGTTTCTTGGGCAAATGCAGAGTGGTTTACGCATAAAAAGCCAATTGAAACCTGTATAAACGCAGTGGTTTTTAAGGTACCAGGTGAGACAAATACTGATGACCTAAGTCCAGCGAGCGAGGCCTATACAAGGGCTGACATACCACTTCACGCAAAAGCAATGCTTGTTAAAAAGATGCCTGAGGGTTTAGAAATCCTAAAAGAGCTAAAAAGTCGTGGCAAAAGCGTGGCGTATGTTGGCGACGTGGTTGGCACTGGCAGCAGCAGAAAGAGCGGTATAAACTCGATCCAGTGGCATTTGGGCGATGAGATAGAGGGTGTGCCAAACAAAAAAACGGGTGGCATCGTGATCGGCACGACCATAGCTCCGATATTTTTTAACACAGCAGAAGACAGCGGTGCACTGCCAATAGTCGCAAACGTAAATGAGCTTGAGATGGGCGATGAGATAGAAATTTATCCATTTAAAGGCGAAATTTATAAACTTACAGACACTGAGAAAAAACTCGTAGCAAATTTCAAACTAAACCCAAATACTCTAAGCGATGAGATAAGAGCAGGTGGCAGGATACCGCTTATGATAGGACGCCAAGTGACCAAAAAGGCCAGAGAGGCCCTAGGGCTTGGCGAAGAGCAAATTTTTATAAAGCCAGATCAGCCAAAAGAGCAGAGCGGTGGCTACACGCTGGCTCAAAAGATGGTTGGCAAGGCTTGTGGCGTAGCTGGCGTGAGAGCTGGTGCCTACGTGGAGCCAGAAATTTTAACTGTTGGCTCGCAAGACACCACTGGGCCGATGACTAGAGATGAGATAAAAGAGCTTGCTAGCCTTAGTTTTGGCGCGGATTTTGTCTTGCAAAGCTTTTGTCACACGGCTGCTTATCCAAAGCCAAGCGACCTTGTGATGCACGAGAGCCTGCCAAAATTTATAAATTTACGTGGCGGGGTAAGCCTAAAGCCAGGCGATGGCGTCATCCACTCGTGGCTAAACCGCATGGTACTGCCTGATATGGTGGGTACTGGCGGCGATAGTCACACGAGATTTCCTATCGGTATCAGCTTTCCAGCGGGAAGTGGTCTAGTGGCGTTTGCAGCGGTACTTGGGATGATGCCACTAAATATGCCAGAGTCAGTTTTGATCAAATTTAAAGGAGAGTTAAAAGAGGGCGTGACACTTAGGGACCTTGTAAATGCGATACCGTATTTTGCGATCAAAAAAGGGCTTTTAAGTGTTGAAAAGAAAAATAAAAAGAATGTTTTTGCAGGTAAAATTTTAGAGATAGAAGGTCTTGAGAGTCTAAAAGTAGAGCAGGCATTTGAGCTAAGTGATGCTTCGGCTGAACGCTCGGCTGCTGCTTGTGTGGTAAATTTGAGCGTTGATAGTGTTGTGGAGTACGTTCGCTCAAACATTGCGCTGATAGAGGCGATGATAAAAGCTGGTTACGAGAGCCGCGAGACTCTGCTTAGACGAAAAGAAAAAATGCAAAAATGGCTTGAAAATCCAACTCTTTTAAGAGCCGATAAAGATGCAAAATACGCTGAAATTTTGGAGATCGATTTATCGCAGATAGATGAGCCGATTTTGGCGTGTCCAAATGACCCAGACGATGTGGCAACGCTAAGTGAAATTTTAGCCGATAACAAAAGAGTGCACAATATCGATGAAGTTTTTGTGGGAAGCTGTATGACAAATATAGGCCATTACAGGGCTCTAGCCAGAATTTTGGAGCATGAGAGCAAGCTTACAACTAGGCTTTGGATCGCACCGCCGACAAAGATGGATAAAAGCACACTTGAAGATGAAGGCGTTTATGAAATTTTTAAAAGATTAAACGCGAGGACAGAGGTGCCAGGCTGCTCGCTTTGTATGGGTAATCAAGCAAGAGTAAACGACAATGCAGTGGTCTTTTCTACATCAACTAGAAATTTTGATAACAGAATGGGCATGGGCGCGAAGGTCTATCTAGGAAGTGCCGAGCTAGCTGCCGTTTGTGCACTACTTGGGCGTTTACCAAGTGTAGATGAATATAAAAAGATAGTAAAAGATAGTCTTGGCTTAAATAAAGATGAAATTTATAAATATCTAAATTTTAATGAAATAAGCGAGTTTAGCATATAAATTTGTTACAATATCGCGAAATTTTAAGGAGCTTTGATGAAAAAAGTAGTTTTTTTTCTCTTTTTTAGCGTTTGTTCTTTGATAAATTTACACGCTTTAGAGTGCAGTGATCTTGCCAAAAAAGAGAGCTTTAAAACTACTCCAAATGATCTTGCTTACGCGAATGAAGGGCTTTTTTACTGTGATGGTTCGCTTTTAAATTTAAAAGAGGTAAAAGAGCTTTTTGATGCGAGTGTGGCTGTGAGAAGTGAGTCTCAAAGTTGCGTTGGTGATAGAGTTTATAAAGAAAATTTAAACAAGCTTAGATGGCTTTTGCTAAAAGCGTCATTTGAACCCGAGTTTTATCAAAAAGAGCTTGCAAAGCCAGAGGTTGCTGAGGGTGAAAAAGATGCTAGGATGGAGTATTTTAGATACTGGGCAAACGAGAGCTTATTTAATTTTTTAAAATATAAAAAATTTATCGAAGCTTACAAAAACGCTCAAACTCCGCTTGTAAAATTTTATGAAAGCCTTGGACTTGATACGCCGAGTGCTGCGTATTACGCAACTAGTGTGGTAAATGAGTTTTTGACATTTAGTGTTGGCAAAAATGTAAATAAGGCTAAAATTTTAACTCCTGAACAAAAGATGATCGCCCAAAAGATAAGCTTTGATGAGCTGGCAAATTTGCTTTATTCGAAAAATTTTACCACCGCTGAGCTTACAAATTTGCTTAATATTGCTCTTTTAAACGAAAAGAGTAGCGATATGATAAAAGAGATCATAAGGCGTGGAGCGGATGTAAATTTAGGTGATGAGACGCCGCTATTTTTTGCGCTAAAAAATATAGAAAATGTAAAAATTTTACTTGCAAATAAAGCTGATGTAAATCATAAAAATTTCTTTGGAAAAAGTGTGCTTTTTTATGCTGTGCAGTTTAGCGATAAGCCACTTTGTGAGCTTTTGCTAAAAAATGGTGCCAATGTAAACGAGAGTTACATAGACGAAAATGCCAAGATGAATATGATAAATTTGGGTATGACGCAAGTTGAAGATACATGCGGTCTAGAACACACAAATAGAAGTGTTTTTATGCATGCAGCAGCTCACGCAACACCAGAAATTTTAAAACTTTTGATGGATAACGGTGCTGATATAAACGCGACTGATGACGCTGGATTTAACGCGCTTGACTATGCCATGAAAGAACAAAACGAAAAGACGATCAAATTTTTAGAAAATTTTGGCTTAAAACCAAATTTCAATTAGGAAAAATCATGAAAAAGACAGCTTTTGTAACCGGTGCAACATCTGGATTTGGTGAGGCGATCGCCAGAAGACTCTCAAAAGAGGGCTACAAGATAGTCGCTCTTGCAAGGCGAGAAGATAGGCTAAAGAAGCTTGCAAGCGAGCTTGGCGATACGCATATCATCGTAGCTGATATACGCGACAAAGAAGCTGTTTTTAAGGCGGTTGAGAGCCTGCCTGATAAATTTAAGGATATCGAAGTGCTTGTAAACAATGCTGGCATGGCACTTGGACTTGAAAAGACGATAGATGCGAAGGTAGAGGACTTTGAGGCGATGATAGACACCAACGTCAAGGGTCTTATCTACTCGACAAAAGCGGTTTTGCCACTACTTTATAAACAAGAAAAGGGCTATATATTTAACCTAGGCTCGACAGCTGGCTCATGGCCATATCCTGGAAGCAACGTTTATGGTGCCACAAAGGCCTTTGTGAAGCAGTTTAGTTTAAATTTAAGAAACGATCTAGTTGGCACAAATATCAGGGTGACAAACATTGAGCCAGGGCTTTGCAAGACTGAATTTAGCGAGGTTAGGTTTAGGGGAGATAAGGCAAAGGCGGATAGTCTTTATGAAAATACAAATTTTATCACATCTGAGGATATCGCGACGATTTTGGTAAATTGTCTAAATATGCCCGGAAGTGTCAATATAAACAGGGTCGAAGTCATGGCAAATACGCAGACTTGGGCTGGGCTTGCGATAGAAAAATTTTAAGGAGTTCTTGTGAGACAAATTTTATTATTACTTTTTTTTAGCGTTGCGCTTTTTGGTGTCGATCCAGAAGTGGCAAAGAGAAACGCTGAAATTTATGGCGTATTTACGCTTATACCACCTGTTGTGGCAATAGCACTTGCTTTTATCACAAAAGACGTTATATTGTCGCTATTTATCGGTGTTTTTAGCGGAACGTTTCTCATAAACATCATTAATGAAAACATCTTTATGGGTATCGTAAAAGGCTTTACAGGTATCGTCTCAAGGGTCGTTGAATCAATGGCTGATAAGACTGATTCGGGTATTTTGCTTCAAGTGCTTTGTATCGGTGGTGTGGTCGCACTCATCACAAAGATGGGCGGTACAAAGGCTGTTGCTCTTTGGCTTAGCAAAAAGGCAAAAACAGGTATCTCAGCTCAAATTTCAACATGGCTCATGGGAATTTTTGTATTTTTTGATGACTACGCAAATGCCTTAATAGTAGGCCCTATTATGAGACCAATAAGCGATAAATTTAAAATAAGCCGCGAAAAACTAGCCTTCATCATAGATGCTACTGCGGCACCGATCGCTGGTATTGCTATCATCTCGACATGGGTTGGCCTTGAGGTTTCACTCATTGAAAAGGGCTATGAGCTAGTTGGAGAGACTGGAATTAACGCTTATTCTATATTTATTGAGACAATTCCATATAGATTTTACAACCTTTTTATACTATTTTTTATAGTTTGTACTGCTTTGATGGAGCGTGAATACGGCCCAATGCTATTAGCTGAAAGACGTGCCAGAAAGGGCGAACTTCACTCTGGCAAAACTCAGATCCAAGACTTAGAAGATAAAACACTTGAGCCAAAAGAAGGCGTAAAACTAAGCGCCTCAAACGCTGTCGTGCCACTTCTTGTGCTAGTTATAGGCGCATTTACTAGCTTTTACTTTAGTGGTCTTGCTGCACTTGAGGGCGATGCTCTTAAAAATGCACTTGCCAATCCGCTTGCATTTTCAACATTTAAAGATACTTTTGGCGCGGCAGACTCAGCTACATCACTATTTCAAGCAGCGTTACTTGCTAGTATTGTAGCTATCACAATGGGTGTTTGGCGTAAAATTTTTGACGTAAAAGAGGCTATCAGCACATGGGTAAAAGGCTGGAAAACTATGATAATTACAGTTGTGATCTTACTTCTTGCGTGGAGTCTTAGCGCTGTTATAAAAGAGCTTGGTACATCAAGATATCTGGTTGATCTACTAAGCTCATCAACACCTAAATTTATCCTACCAGTGGCTGTTTTTATCCTTGGTTCATTTATAAGCTTCTCAACAGGAACAAGCTACGGCACGATGGGTATTTTGATGCCTTTAGCTATTCCACTAGCTTACGCTGTTGGTAAAAATTACGGCTTAGACGGAGATGCTATGCATGCATATATGATTGTAAATATATCAGGCGTACTTACAGGTGCGATCTTTGGTGATCACTGCTCTCCGATCTCGGATACTACGATACTTTCATCAATGGGTGCAGGATGTAACCACATCGACCACGTCTCTACACAAATGGTCTATGCTTTAAGCGTTTGTGCGGTGAGTGTGTTAGTCGGCTATCTACCTGTTGCATTTGGCGTTAGCGTTTGGATAGCACTTCCATGCGGATTTTTAGCGATTTGGGCATTAGTTAGATTTGTCGGTAAAAAGGTGGAAGCGTAAATTTGGACTGCAATTATTTAAAAGAGTGCGGCTCTTGCACTCTTTTTACTCCTTATGATGAGCAAATTTTATTTAAAACTGATCTTGTAAAACAAAATTTTTCAGAGTTTTATGATGGCAAATTTGATGTGTTTAGCTCCAGTCCAAAACACTACCGTACAAGGGCTGAGTTTGGTATCTGGCATGAAGGCAGCGAGCTTAGTTATACCATGCATGCAAGCGAAAAAGGTAAAAGAATTTTTATAGATGAGTGCTCTAAGGTTTGCGAGCAAATTTCTACTCTTATGCCAAGTTTACTTAAAAGTTTGCAAGAGAGTGAGATGCTGCGTACAAAGCTTTTTGGAGTGGAATTTATCTCTTGTAAAAGCGGCATTTTGGTTACGCTGCTTTATCACAAAAAGCTTGATGGTGATTTTGAATCGGCTATGAAAATTCTAGCTAGCAAGCTTGACGTCACCATACTTGCTAGATCTCGCGGGCAAAAGCTGCTAAGTGGCGAGCTAAATCTGATCGATGAGCTAGATGTTGGAGGTCAAATTTATAAATTTAGCCTCTCTGAGAATGCCTTTATCCAGCCAAATAGAGCCGTAAATGAAAAGATGATTGCTTGGGCAAAAGAGTGTATGCAAGGCGGTGCTGACCTCCTTGAGCTCTACTGCGGACATGGAAATTTTACTATTCCGCTTTCGTTTAAATTTAATAATGTACTTGCCACTGAAATTTCAAAGAGCTCGATCGCAAATGCCCTTAAAAACTGCGAGCTAAATAAGGCTAAAAACATCAAATTTTTGCGTATGGACGCTGATGAGCTTATGAGCGCATTTGCTGGCGTTAGGGAATTTAATAGACTAAAGGATATAAATTTAAGCGATTTTAACTTCTCTCACGTCCTTGTTGATCCGCCCCGTGCAGGACTAAGCGAAAGTGTCGTAAATTTTATCAAAAATTTCAAAAATATCATCTATATCTCGTGCAATCCAGAGACTCTAAAAGAAAATTTAAAAGAGCTTTGTAAAAGCCATAAAGTGATAAAATTTGCCATTTTTGATCAGTTTGCAAATACTCATCATATCGAGTGTGGCGTGCTACTAAGGGCAAAAGAATAATTTAAAAAAGGAAAAATAAAAAATGGTTTCACTAAATAAAATCATCCAAGCAAAGATTACGATCGGTCATTTCGTAAATAAAACTCCATTTGCTCTGAGTGCGAAACTTAGTAAAAATTTGGGAGCAAGCATCTATCTAAAAGAAGAAAATTTACAACGAACCGGCGCATATAAGATAAGAGGCGCATACAATAAAATAGCTAGCCTAAGCGATGAGGAGAGAAAGCGTGGCGTCGTGGCTGCAAGTGCTGGCAATCACGCTCAAGGCGTTGCGATAAGTGCGAAAGAATTTGGCGTACACGCTTGTATCATCATGCCAGAATCAACCCCGCTTCTAAAGGTTGCTGGTACGAAAGACCTTGGTGCAGAGGTTATTTTAAAGGGCGATAATTTCGATGAGGCGTACGCTTTTGCGGTTAATTACGCCAAAGATAAGGGCATGACCTTTGTTCATCCATTTAACGATGAGTATGTCATGGCGGGACAAGGCACTGTTGGACTTGAGATGCTTGATGAGATAAGCGACCTTGATATAGTCATTGTCCCAGTTGGCGGCGGTGGGCTAGCTAGTGGTGTGGCTAGTTGTATAAAGCAGGTCAATCCAAAGACAAAAGTAATCTGCGTTGGTGCAAAAGGCGCTCCAGCAATGTTTAATAGCTATGGTGCTAAAAAGAGCATAAACTCAAAGTCGGTTCGCACCATAGCTGATGGCATCGCTGTGCGTGATGCGAGCGAGATCACACTGGCAAATATTGTAGAGTGCGTAGATGAGTTTGTACAAGTCGATGACGAGGAGATCGCAACTGCGATTTTGTTTTTGCTAGAGACTCAAAAGATCGTAGTTGAGGGAGCTGGCGCAGCTGGCGTGGCAGCACTTATGCATGATAAAATCAAATTTAAAAAAGGCGCAAAGATAGGCGTGGTACTAAGTGGTGGAAATATCGACGTACAGGTACTTTCTATTATCATCGAAAAGGGTCTTATCAAGTCTCACCGCAAGATGACTTTGCAAATAACGCTTGTGGATAAGCCAGGAGCGCTCATGAGTCTAACAGATAGTCTCAAATCAGCAAATGCAAACATCGTGAAAATCGACTACGACCGCTTCTCAACAAGGCTTGACTATGGCGATGCAAGCATTACGATCACGCTTGAGACAAAGGGTCTTGAGCATCAAGAAAAGATCAAAGAAGTGCTTACTAAAAACGGTTTTTCTTTCACTCAACTATTTTAATTTAATGGCTCGCTACTATTTAAAGTAGCGAGCACGATTTACCTATTAAAACAAAATTTCAAATTTTGCATTTATGCTGTTTGACTTCACGTCTTTAGCAAAAGCACCTGTGTAAGATAAACCTAAATTTATATTTTTATAAACATTAGCTTTTACACCAAGGCTAGCTGTGCCAAGATTGCGCACCTCTTTTCCTTCAAGCTCCAAGTATCCAGCATTTGCGATATTTACGCCGATATTTGGTCTTGTATCGCCAACTAGTCTATTGTAGGCTAGATCAGCTTCGAATTTCATCTTTGTGCTACCAAGACTAAATGGTACGCTAGGGTTTAGACCTATGCTAAATACACCTAAATTTCTAGCTTTTTCATCAACATCCATTCTGAAAATCCCTACATTTTGGCTGGTAATATCAGTTTTCATACGTAGATAGCTTGCGCCCACATAAGGATTTAGTGAGAAAGTTGAACTTTTAAAGCTAGTTAGTGCCAAATTTGCGTAAGTAGTAAGTGCTTTTTCTTTGCTCTTTACGTGTTCATTTGAGTAAAAGCTTGCGATTGTAGCACCATTTTGTGTTTTTCGTTTTGCATTTGTGTATATGAGACCAAGGTCTAGTTTTGTACTGGCGATCTGGCTTTTTCCGTAGATGCCAATGCTTGTGCCTTTTGTTTTATAGGCATCATCGCCATCTTCTTTTACTTTTTCGTTGCTAGCACCAAGCACACCACCAAGTGTGAAAGCATCATTTACGCTACCGTCAAATCCAAAAAGCTGGGTGAATGAGTTTGCTTTTACATCATCAGATTTCATAGCGTTAGCCATGGTATTTGACCAAAATTTCATGCCATTTACATCACTTGCTTTTGCTCCAAATGGATCAAATTCGTGGTTGATGATGGCATTTTTTAGTAGGATGCTTTCTAGTAAAAACGCATTATGTTGAGCTAAATTTGCATTATTTGCAAATGTTTTTAGCGTATCACTTGCTTGTTTTGGTGTAGCGTAGATGAAGTGTCTATACAGGTCGCTCGTTATGACTGCTGGTCTACTTCTAAACGGAGAAGCGAGGAGTGCTGGCCTGCTAGCAGTGCTCTCTATGAGCTGTGCTACTCTCTTTTGGTTATCGTTAGCTGCGATACTTGTCATCGTGTTTTCTGATTTTTTGAGTGTGAGCTCTAGCTTGCTGTCACTATAATTTCTAGTAAGGTCAAAAAATGCGTATTTTTTTGAGATGGTGTCGTTGTAGCCACTAAAATTTCCAGTTACGGCGTAAGTTTTTTCCTTTGAGCTATCATCATAGAGTCTTTTCATGATATCTACATCTGGCTCGCTTATATCTATAATAGAGTTCTTCTCAAAATTTAGATTTAAATTTGCTGCATTATTTGAGATGATATAACTACCACCTGTTTTTATAGTAGCTTTTACTGTGTCACTTGTACTTTTTCTAGTTACATCTTTAAAAGATAGCTTTTGAGAAAATTTATTTTTATCAATCTCTCTAACGCTCATCTCTTTAACAATCTCAAGTGCACCACCATTTTCAACTACTACTTCGCTTGATTTTAGTGATTGATTTAGTGCTGTGATTTTGCCACTTTTTATTATAGTCTTGCCAGTGTATGAGTTGTTACCTGCTAGTTTTAGAGTGCCTAGACCTCTTTTGATAAGAGTCCCTTCATAGCCTTCGTTAGCTCTTTGTTCTCTCGCTTTTTCTCTAGCATTGCCTATATCAAGTTCAGCCCTTTGCTCGGCTGTTAAATTTGACATTTGTTTAAGTTCGGCCTTGCGATTAGCCCAAATTTGTGCCTCTGCTTCATCTTCAGTCTTTCTATATTTTATAGCTACATCGCTGATATTATTTGAGTAAAGATCATCTACGTCTAGACTTACATCAAATACGCCTAGTAGCTGTCCTGGTCCAAACATAGCCTTTGACATATCAAGTACTCCCCAGCCCCAGCGCTCATCAGGTACGCCAAGTGGTGCAGTAAAACCAGAAATTCTTCTTGTATCAGCTGGCTTTTTAAACTCATCTCTAACTTGTCTTGCGGTAGTTAGTAGAACATCTCTTGCTTGAGTATTACTCATATATGAATATCTTTGCATGACAAGACCAAGTGCGCCAGTGACGTGTGGAGCTGCCATTGATGTACCATCCCAGCTGTCATATCCTGCCTCTCCATTTTTAGGATCAACTGTGCTTGATTTTATACTTTTACCAGGTGCTGCGATACTCCACCATTTTGAGTGACCTGCTGTGTTAAAGTATTGTGCATCGCCATCTGTCACTCCAGTGACGTTTATCCAGTATTTTTCAGCATCTGGACGAAAATATGGAAGCATTGCTCTTGTGTATGACTCTTTCATGCCATTTCTATTTCCGGCAGTGAAGACTTGAATAATGCCGTATTTTTTGGCGACTTCATAAGCAGCATCTAAGAAATTTTTACCATTTGTGACAAATGGATAGTAGCTTTTATAGGCTGCGTCAAGATCTTTTATATCTAAGCTATTGCCACCATCAAATCCAATTGCTCCCTCATAAGCTTTATAAAATTTTCGGTTTGAACCCCAACTATTATTTATAGCTCTTGCACCAGCTTTAGCTAGTCCCTCATAAGATGCTAAAAAGAAGTTGTAGTCTTGGTTTGGTCCATATGTCATACCATCGGTTCCGCCAGTATTTCCTACTATAAGTTTTGAGTCAAATGCTACACCATGCATCCCTTTACCATCTCTTGAGCCAGCAATTGTGCCAGCTACGTGCGTGCCGTGCGAGTCGTTTACACCAGCGATCCAGTTGCCATCAGCTTCAAATTTATCACCTTTTTTAAAGTCGCCAAAGTCAGCTCTATTTTTATCAGTGCTTCCCTTTTTTAAAAAAGGAGAGTTGCCGTGCTCAGTATCTGGATATTTTTGTCCGTCTTTGTAGTAGCTACCAGAAATTTTTAGTGCGCTTATCCTACCGTCACTAAGTTCAGGGTGGCTAAGTAATGCGCCAGAGTCCATAACGCCAAGCGTCACACCTTTGCCTGTCACTCCAAGAGCATACGCAATAGCTGCATTGATACGCTTTAGTCCCCAGTATGCTTCATATTCAGCGCTCTGCCAGCTACTTATGTCGCCAAATTTACCACTTTCTTGATCGTTGGCTTTTAGCGAATTTGTAAACAAAAGAGCACAACAAGCTGCACTTATAAAAATACATTTTTTATTTAAAATGGATCTTTTCACATCTCATCCTTTTGCATAAAATTTAAATGGATTGTAATATCCTTAAAATAAATTATTAATTAAAATATTAAAATTTATGATAAAAATTTACTTTAATAATCCCTTTTTTACGCTATTTTTACTATAAGATATGAAAAAATAATTAAAATGGTATCACATAAATATTATTAATTACGATTTTATTTTAAAACAATTATTTAAATATAATTTTTAATAAAAGTAGAATTTCATCTCTGCTTTACAAATTTAAGCTAAAATAGCAAGCTTTAAAGGAGAAAAAATGAGCGAATATGCAAATTTGATATTAGCTATCTTATTAGCTGTTTTGGCATTTGCATTTTATAGGTCAAATAAGGCGTTAAAAAAGGCAAAAGATGATAGTGAAAATCTCTCAGTTAGCACCGAAATTTCGCAGCTAAAAAGCATCGGCGAGCTATCTGTTTTTCAAGTTTATAGCAAAGAGATCGTCACAAAAACTGATCATGCGTTTGGAAATT
The sequence above is drawn from the Campylobacter concisus genome and encodes:
- a CDS encoding S8 family serine peptidase — encoded protein: MKRSILNKKCIFISAACCALLFTNSLKANDQESGKFGDISSWQSAEYEAYWGLKRINAAIAYALGVTGKGVTLGVMDSGALLSHPELSDGRISALKISGSYYKDGQKYPDTEHGNSPFLKKGSTDKNRADFGDFKKGDKFEADGNWIAGVNDSHGTHVAGTIAGSRDGKGMHGVAFDSKLIVGNTGGTDGMTYGPNQDYNFFLASYEGLAKAGARAINNSWGSNRKFYKAYEGAIGFDGGNSLDIKDLDAAYKSYYPFVTNGKNFLDAAYEVAKKYGIIQVFTAGNRNGMKESYTRAMLPYFRPDAEKYWINVTGVTDGDAQYFNTAGHSKWWSIAAPGKSIKSSTVDPKNGEAGYDSWDGTSMAAPHVTGALGLVMQRYSYMSNTQARDVLLTTARQVRDEFKKPADTRRISGFTAPLGVPDERWGWGVLDMSKAMFGPGQLLGVFDVSLDVDDLYSNNISDVAIKYRKTEDEAEAQIWANRKAELKQMSNLTAEQRAELDIGNAREKAREQRANEGYEGTLIKRGLGTLKLAGNNSYTGKTIIKSGKITALNQSLKSSEVVVENGGALEIVKEMSVREIDKNKFSQKLSFKDVTRKSTSDTVKATIKTGGSYIISNNAANLNLNFEKNSIIDISEPDVDIMKRLYDDSSKEKTYAVTGNFSGYNDTISKKYAFFDLTRNYSDSKLELTLKKSENTMTSIAANDNQKRVAQLIESTASRPALLASPFRSRPAVITSDLYRHFIYATPKQASDTLKTFANNANLAQHNAFLLESILLKNAIINHEFDPFGAKASDVNGMKFWSNTMANAMKSDDVKANSFTQLFGFDGSVNDAFTLGGVLGASNEKVKEDGDDAYKTKGTSIGIYGKSQIASTKLDLGLIYTNAKRKTQNGATIASFYSNEHVKSKEKALTTYANLALTSFKSSTFSLNPYVGASYLRMKTDITSQNVGIFRMDVDEKARNLGVFSIGLNPSVPFSLGSTKMKFEADLAYNRLVGDTRPNIGVNIANAGYLELEGKEVRNLGTASLGVKANVYKNINLGLSYTGAFAKDVKSNSINAKFEILF
- the ilvA gene encoding threonine ammonia-lyase, yielding MVSLNKIIQAKITIGHFVNKTPFALSAKLSKNLGASIYLKEENLQRTGAYKIRGAYNKIASLSDEERKRGVVAASAGNHAQGVAISAKEFGVHACIIMPESTPLLKVAGTKDLGAEVILKGDNFDEAYAFAVNYAKDKGMTFVHPFNDEYVMAGQGTVGLEMLDEISDLDIVIVPVGGGGLASGVASCIKQVNPKTKVICVGAKGAPAMFNSYGAKKSINSKSVRTIADGIAVRDASEITLANIVECVDEFVQVDDEEIATAILFLLETQKIVVEGAGAAGVAALMHDKIKFKKGAKIGVVLSGGNIDVQVLSIIIEKGLIKSHRKMTLQITLVDKPGALMSLTDSLKSANANIVKIDYDRFSTRLDYGDASITITLETKGLEHQEKIKEVLTKNGFSFTQLF
- the trmA gene encoding tRNA (uridine(54)-C5)-methyltransferase TrmA, encoding MDCNYLKECGSCTLFTPYDEQILFKTDLVKQNFSEFYDGKFDVFSSSPKHYRTRAEFGIWHEGSELSYTMHASEKGKRIFIDECSKVCEQISTLMPSLLKSLQESEMLRTKLFGVEFISCKSGILVTLLYHKKLDGDFESAMKILASKLDVTILARSRGQKLLSGELNLIDELDVGGQIYKFSLSENAFIQPNRAVNEKMIAWAKECMQGGADLLELYCGHGNFTIPLSFKFNNVLATEISKSSIANALKNCELNKAKNIKFLRMDADELMSAFAGVREFNRLKDINLSDFNFSHVLVDPPRAGLSESVVNFIKNFKNIIYISCNPETLKENLKELCKSHKVIKFAIFDQFANTHHIECGVLLRAKE